The following proteins are co-located in the Leptospira limi genome:
- a CDS encoding RNA polymerase sigma factor: MSQIYERSHKRIFDFLYKYTQNADTAMDLMQDSFLSFHKHYGNAGLSEEKSIMVLYTIARNLSINYAKKFSTSREIASDEIEFHSHNPKLETKAEYQDLEDRLYSFLGELSEDERSALLLKNVEGFQLVQIAEILGVSVSTASRLVIKATEKVLAIAKRENLVPD; the protein is encoded by the coding sequence ATGAGTCAAATCTACGAAAGAAGTCATAAACGAATTTTTGACTTTCTTTATAAGTACACTCAAAACGCGGACACAGCCATGGATTTGATGCAAGACAGCTTTTTAAGTTTCCATAAACATTATGGCAATGCTGGTCTCTCGGAAGAGAAGTCCATCATGGTTTTGTACACCATCGCTCGCAATTTATCCATTAATTATGCTAAAAAATTTTCCACTTCTAGGGAAATTGCTTCTGATGAAATCGAATTCCACAGTCACAATCCCAAATTAGAAACAAAAGCGGAATACCAAGATTTGGAAGACCGGTTGTATTCTTTTCTGGGAGAACTTTCGGAAGATGAAAGGTCTGCTTTGTTACTCAAAAACGTTGAAGGATTCCAACTTGTCCAGATCGCCGAGATCTTAGGAGTTTCAGTTTCCACCGCCTCTAGGCTTGTCATCAAAGCCACTGAGAAAGTATTGGCCATAGCAAAAAGGGAAAATCTGGTTCCAGATTAA
- the sthA gene encoding Si-specific NAD(P)(+) transhydrogenase, which yields MSINRFDLIAIGGGPAAQKAAIQASKLGKKAAIIEKDPYLGGGCVHWGTIPSKSLQETSRFYRNLKLSNLHGLQSPQTTQLTLQELMFRASTVIEKEEDVTREQMIQNRVTTLTGWGKIIDPNRVEVTDSAGRKKVYETENILIATGSSPRRPLNENIPFEEGLVYDSDGLFAMKKMPSTLAVIGAGIIGSEYATIFAHIGIKVHLFDSQNRILGFLDEDISNEMTRIMENAGIQIHVDSSITNYKKISDEEGFELTTNKGEVVRVNQVLISRGRLGNVDNLGLESVGIIPNDRKQIQVNENYQTNVPTIYACGDVIGFPSLASVSMYQGAYVAKHMFGHPSVPVDAEEFPIGIYTLPEIATIGPTEEALKKRGVSYGVGLAKFDTITRAQISGDQVGLLKILFDKQSRRVLGVHIISDKATELITLGQCVVNLKAPIEYFTEHIFNYPTMIGAYKNAANDALLREK from the coding sequence ATGTCTATCAATCGATTTGATTTAATCGCTATCGGGGGCGGTCCTGCCGCTCAAAAAGCTGCTATCCAAGCAAGCAAACTCGGCAAAAAAGCTGCTATCATTGAAAAAGATCCTTATTTGGGTGGTGGTTGTGTCCATTGGGGGACAATTCCCTCTAAATCTCTCCAGGAAACGAGCCGGTTCTACAGGAACTTAAAACTATCCAATCTACACGGATTACAATCCCCACAAACAACACAACTCACCCTCCAAGAGTTAATGTTTCGAGCCTCCACTGTCATCGAAAAAGAAGAAGATGTGACCCGGGAACAGATGATCCAAAACCGAGTCACAACACTCACGGGTTGGGGAAAAATTATAGATCCAAACCGGGTCGAAGTAACGGACTCGGCAGGAAGGAAAAAAGTTTACGAAACAGAAAACATTCTCATCGCAACAGGCAGTAGCCCAAGAAGGCCATTGAATGAGAACATTCCTTTTGAAGAAGGATTAGTTTACGATAGTGATGGTTTGTTTGCGATGAAAAAGATGCCGAGTACCTTGGCTGTGATTGGTGCTGGTATCATTGGTTCCGAGTATGCTACCATTTTTGCTCATATTGGAATCAAGGTACATCTATTTGATTCCCAAAATCGGATTCTAGGTTTTTTAGATGAAGATATATCCAATGAAATGACTCGGATCATGGAAAATGCAGGGATACAAATCCATGTTGATTCATCGATCACCAACTATAAAAAAATTTCCGATGAAGAAGGATTCGAACTCACAACAAACAAAGGTGAGGTGGTAAGAGTCAACCAAGTCCTAATTTCACGAGGAAGGCTTGGAAATGTTGATAATTTGGGACTGGAATCTGTAGGGATCATTCCAAATGACAGAAAACAAATCCAAGTGAATGAGAATTACCAAACCAATGTTCCCACAATTTACGCATGTGGAGATGTGATTGGATTTCCTAGTTTAGCATCAGTATCAATGTACCAAGGTGCTTATGTCGCAAAACATATGTTTGGTCATCCATCAGTTCCTGTTGATGCAGAAGAATTCCCAATTGGAATTTATACACTACCAGAAATTGCAACCATAGGCCCTACAGAAGAAGCTTTGAAAAAACGAGGGGTTTCCTACGGTGTTGGTCTTGCTAAATTTGATACTATCACTAGGGCTCAAATCAGTGGAGACCAAGTTGGTTTACTCAAAATTCTATTCGATAAACAATCGAGGCGGGTTCTTGGTGTTCATATCATTTCAGACAAAGCTACAGAACTCATAACACTTGGACAATGTGTTGTGAACCTAAAAGCTCCAATTGAGTATTTCACCGAACATATTTTCAATTACCCAACAATGATTGGTGCCTATAAAAATGCTGCCAATGATGCCCTTTTGCGCGAAAAATAA
- a CDS encoding FecR family protein codes for MSELEDQKHIEALEALLRKPSKVTEQVEFPNWETLATRSPSQEWSGPSSRPNKVLSFFRKPAGLTLVGGSSFAIAAAIFFAFIIKPNPTSNEVSSSAVMEKKREILSPLSLSVSQIKGKVFIFPAGSVTKVPLVEKYQITSGDIITTELASQVDLQFETGSWLRINPQSEVIVQSLQKSDMGSYSQKFSVKKGKLFASVSKLSKDSEFIVQAGEHLTQVRGTIFSISFDGVMETVAVREGSVAFGDLILNAKQQAVVKQGESFPIIASQVSPKEDKELKAFYTQSILAKEALLYREHSRLELVRLEDGTEYRGVILGQSETHLHFQGMDGKIEIPIKNILETEKIR; via the coding sequence ATGAGCGAATTAGAAGACCAAAAACACATAGAAGCGTTGGAAGCCCTTTTGCGAAAACCATCCAAAGTGACGGAGCAGGTGGAATTCCCAAATTGGGAAACTTTGGCTACACGTTCTCCTAGCCAAGAATGGAGTGGACCATCCTCTAGACCAAACAAAGTCCTATCCTTTTTTCGGAAACCAGCAGGGCTTACACTTGTTGGTGGGTCTAGTTTTGCCATCGCAGCAGCCATATTCTTTGCCTTTATCATCAAACCGAATCCCACTTCTAACGAGGTCTCTTCCTCGGCAGTGATGGAAAAAAAACGCGAGATTCTCTCTCCACTTTCCCTTTCTGTATCCCAAATTAAAGGGAAGGTTTTTATTTTCCCAGCAGGTAGTGTTACAAAAGTACCGTTGGTTGAAAAGTACCAAATCACTTCTGGAGATATTATAACAACGGAATTGGCATCCCAAGTAGACCTACAGTTTGAAACTGGTTCATGGTTACGAATCAATCCGCAATCGGAAGTCATTGTTCAGTCATTACAAAAATCCGATATGGGATCCTATTCACAAAAGTTCTCAGTGAAAAAAGGGAAACTTTTTGCATCTGTTTCTAAACTTTCGAAAGATAGTGAGTTTATTGTCCAAGCAGGAGAGCACCTTACACAAGTTCGCGGGACTATTTTTAGTATTTCCTTCGATGGTGTTATGGAAACGGTAGCGGTAAGAGAAGGATCTGTCGCCTTTGGTGATCTAATCCTAAATGCAAAGCAACAAGCAGTTGTTAAGCAAGGTGAGTCGTTCCCGATCATTGCTTCTCAAGTGAGTCCAAAAGAAGACAAGGAACTCAAAGCTTTTTATACCCAATCCATACTGGCCAAAGAGGCATTACTTTACCGTGAACATTCTCGTTTAGAATTGGTTCGTTTAGAGGATGGAACGGAATACCGAGGTGTGATTTTAGGACAATCGGAAACCCATCTCCACTTCCAAGGAATGGATGGAAAAATCGAAATCCCCATCAAAAACATTCTCGAAACCGAAAAAATCCGTTAA
- a CDS encoding choice-of-anchor D domain-containing protein, with protein sequence MQKKYILIPLFSIFTFISCPGAGGGGGGGAAFALLGLGGGGTDVGAPKLEVTYSGVVRESGSSISLGTEPINTTNGKLATLTIQNKGTTSLTLPGSPIVTISGTDSSHFQLTQPNQTTLAPNASVTFSLRFKPTSEGLKTAIVKLSTSDPALSAFQLTFTGTGGAAAAKLALSQGATEIVSNGSFSMGSVEEQSSGTPIQFTITNAGSLSTTLGTPVVESSNAQFTVSAVSATNGSTLTQDGTFTFNVTFSPANTTPTSKSATITVNATPSNFIFTVNGTATEKPVPTIAISHNSSSYTTGGTLPTFGAIWPGNTASQKQITITNNGTATLTGLAVNEFGTNIDQFTTSSVGSSTLTPGQSTTFTVNFAPTATGAKTAIARVTSTNGNNGSASSADINLEGTGKSGAEVLIAWTAAKEKAPNDTDGGYKVCYSKSTGFDPASVNGSTIFCDNVPYTGGTTPTSKTVTVNSAGTWYFKVYAFGKYKTTGGAPSTQVSAVVP encoded by the coding sequence ATGCAAAAAAAGTACATTCTAATTCCATTATTCTCTATTTTTACATTTATATCTTGCCCTGGGGCCGGCGGAGGAGGCGGAGGGGGAGCCGCATTTGCTCTGTTAGGACTAGGTGGTGGGGGAACGGATGTCGGAGCACCGAAGTTAGAAGTTACCTATTCAGGAGTTGTCAGGGAAAGTGGGTCAAGTATCAGTTTGGGTACTGAACCTATCAATACTACGAATGGAAAATTGGCGACACTCACGATTCAAAACAAAGGGACAACTTCACTTACTTTACCAGGATCACCAATAGTCACAATCAGTGGAACCGATAGTTCTCACTTCCAATTGACGCAACCGAACCAAACAACTCTTGCTCCCAATGCTTCTGTAACCTTTAGTTTGCGTTTTAAACCAACTTCTGAAGGACTTAAAACCGCCATTGTAAAGTTATCCACTTCCGATCCAGCACTTTCTGCTTTCCAACTCACATTCACAGGGACAGGAGGAGCTGCTGCAGCAAAGTTGGCACTTTCTCAAGGAGCAACTGAGATTGTAAGCAATGGAAGTTTTAGTATGGGGAGTGTAGAAGAGCAGTCTTCTGGAACACCGATCCAATTCACTATCACTAACGCAGGGAGTCTGTCAACGACTTTAGGAACTCCAGTAGTGGAGAGTTCTAATGCACAGTTTACTGTTTCTGCAGTTTCTGCTACGAATGGATCAACTTTAACACAAGATGGAACGTTTACATTTAATGTAACGTTTTCGCCAGCGAATACAACTCCAACGTCAAAATCAGCGACGATTACTGTTAACGCAACACCATCCAATTTTATATTTACGGTGAACGGAACAGCAACAGAAAAACCAGTTCCAACCATTGCAATTTCACATAACTCTAGTTCTTACACTACTGGTGGGACACTTCCAACGTTTGGAGCAATTTGGCCAGGAAATACAGCTTCTCAGAAACAAATAACGATCACAAATAATGGAACCGCTACACTCACAGGGCTTGCGGTGAATGAATTCGGAACTAATATCGACCAGTTTACTACAAGTTCAGTTGGCTCTTCCACTCTCACTCCAGGACAAAGTACAACGTTTACGGTCAATTTTGCGCCTACAGCAACAGGTGCAAAAACTGCAATTGCAAGAGTTACCAGTACAAACGGGAACAACGGTTCTGCATCCTCGGCAGATATTAATCTGGAGGGAACAGGTAAGTCTGGTGCAGAAGTGCTAATCGCATGGACAGCTGCTAAAGAAAAAGCACCAAATGATACCGATGGCGGATATAAGGTATGTTATAGTAAATCAACTGGTTTTGATCCTGCAAGTGTGAACGGTTCGACAATATTCTGCGATAACGTGCCTTACACGGGAGGAACGACTCCAACAAGTAAAACGGTAACCGTCAATTCTGCGGGTACTTGGTATTTTAAAGTATATGCATTCGGGAAATATAAAACTACCGGTGGGGCACCATCGACACAAGTATCAGCCGTTGTACCGTAA
- a CDS encoding S8 family serine peptidase, with the protein MKTYSIQKSTKAIIAIFLLGSTVLVSNPNDSDPVWDHLRTKTILTTDPKDYKKAKPKYSPDEIVIKFKQEIPNAELGIKTKALGLQVNHISPRAHFTSAFISEGDTVEQAVVRIKKDPNVEYAEPKYYYYAQATAPNDTDFGKLWGLNNTNQTISTPSYTTNNPPGEAAIGKDMKVLGAWDVTSNCSSIIVAVLDTGINYNHEDLAANMWDGSTSCKDKDGANIVGGCPNHGWDFASGDNDPKDEEGHGSHVAGTIGAVGNNSKGISGVCQSAKLMSVRVLGIGGGTNTTVADGIYFAVQNGASVINMSLGGDSDSSAINDAIEFARTRDVLVVVAAGNETRNLNTGASYPCKNTNTNLICIAALDQNYALANFSNYDTTTTASNRAVDFGAPGTNIYSIFGSELKSDEATNSHTGWTVTGTGGVNNYTWVNRNCSGFNILTIPNDCTLYNWALTSTTVYATELDPNMGIGTYKTFTLPTGATNITVSHQVIVEAKRDASNVSCTDYGTAMYRPGNTDPFLGSFLSFKNQVRPTDIPFSIFCEKSGQPFISYYETDFLTNCLGNTQCTIGYRYYSNNDATTWGGMFVRGLYFYAWAPSNNSYGLYDGTSMATPNVAGVAALIRAYNPQLNFTEVIQKLIDGGTATPSISSNTKYGKSINAEDSVKHLNQVTGVTATVQ; encoded by the coding sequence ATGAAAACATACTCAATACAAAAATCTACGAAAGCTATTATTGCAATATTTTTACTTGGTTCAACCGTTCTTGTATCGAATCCAAATGATTCAGATCCTGTTTGGGACCATCTCAGGACTAAGACAATTTTAACAACTGATCCTAAAGATTATAAAAAAGCGAAACCTAAATATTCACCTGATGAAATAGTTATCAAGTTTAAACAGGAAATACCCAATGCCGAGTTAGGAATCAAAACGAAAGCATTGGGATTACAGGTAAATCATATTAGTCCAAGGGCGCACTTTACGTCGGCATTTATTTCAGAAGGAGATACTGTTGAACAGGCTGTTGTCAGAATTAAAAAAGATCCCAACGTCGAATATGCCGAACCAAAATACTACTACTATGCACAAGCTACAGCACCAAACGATACTGATTTTGGTAAACTTTGGGGTTTAAATAACACGAATCAAACGATCAGTACTCCTTCTTATACTACGAACAACCCTCCTGGTGAAGCTGCAATCGGAAAAGATATGAAAGTTCTAGGTGCTTGGGATGTCACTTCCAACTGCAGTTCCATTATCGTCGCTGTGCTTGATACTGGTATCAACTATAACCATGAAGATCTAGCAGCAAATATGTGGGATGGTTCCACAAGTTGTAAAGATAAGGATGGGGCAAATATTGTTGGAGGTTGTCCTAATCATGGTTGGGACTTTGCTTCCGGAGACAATGACCCGAAAGATGAGGAAGGACATGGTAGTCACGTAGCTGGGACCATTGGTGCGGTCGGTAATAATAGTAAAGGAATATCTGGAGTTTGCCAATCTGCGAAACTTATGTCTGTTCGTGTATTAGGGATTGGTGGGGGAACTAACACAACCGTTGCCGATGGAATTTACTTTGCAGTTCAAAATGGTGCTTCAGTAATCAATATGAGTTTAGGAGGGGATAGTGATAGTTCTGCTATTAATGATGCGATCGAATTTGCTAGAACTCGAGATGTACTTGTTGTTGTTGCTGCTGGAAATGAGACAAGGAACTTAAATACTGGTGCATCCTATCCATGTAAAAATACAAATACAAACTTGATTTGTATTGCGGCACTGGATCAAAATTATGCTCTAGCAAATTTTTCCAATTATGATACCACAACTACAGCAAGTAATCGGGCTGTAGACTTTGGAGCACCAGGCACTAATATATACAGTATTTTTGGTTCAGAATTAAAGTCGGACGAAGCTACCAATAGCCATACAGGTTGGACTGTAACCGGAACTGGTGGTGTTAATAATTATACATGGGTAAATCGTAATTGTTCAGGGTTTAACATTTTAACAATACCGAATGACTGTACTTTATATAATTGGGCATTGACTAGCACAACTGTTTATGCAACCGAACTAGATCCAAACATGGGCATTGGGACTTATAAAACCTTTACTTTACCTACTGGAGCAACTAACATTACAGTTTCTCATCAAGTAATTGTTGAAGCTAAACGAGATGCTTCGAATGTTAGTTGTACTGATTATGGAACCGCAATGTATCGCCCCGGGAACACTGATCCATTCTTAGGGTCTTTTTTAAGTTTTAAAAATCAGGTAAGACCAACTGATATCCCATTCTCAATTTTCTGTGAAAAATCTGGGCAACCCTTTATAAGTTATTATGAAACTGATTTTTTGACTAACTGTCTTGGGAATACTCAATGTACAATCGGTTATAGATATTATTCTAATAACGATGCGACAACTTGGGGTGGGATGTTCGTAAGAGGTCTCTATTTTTATGCTTGGGCACCTTCCAACAATAGTTATGGGCTTTACGATGGAACTTCCATGGCGACACCAAACGTAGCAGGAGTGGCAGCACTTATCAGAGCCTATAACCCACAATTAAACTTTACTGAAGTTATCCAAAAATTAATTGATGGAGGAACAGCAACTCCATCAATTTCTTCCAATACAAAGTACGGCAAATCAATTAATGCCGAAGATTCCGTGAAACATCTCAATCAGGTGACGGGTGTTACAGCAACAGTTCAATAA
- a CDS encoding TIGR04452 family lipoprotein: MKQSGKSIILGIILLGMTLVANCNQPTLAKLNKENILGADAKEALLQASKRIDGVKFASLGVNSSGATASSELLNGILIPILAEINPDKYYKRDGVDACVKNIYILGLALPNYASVELSCKIEEVKTFDF; encoded by the coding sequence ATGAAACAATCAGGAAAATCGATTATCTTAGGAATCATTCTTTTGGGGATGACTTTAGTGGCAAATTGCAACCAACCAACACTTGCTAAGCTCAATAAAGAAAATATCTTAGGGGCTGACGCAAAGGAAGCACTCCTCCAAGCTTCCAAAAGAATTGATGGAGTCAAATTTGCATCACTGGGAGTAAACTCATCGGGAGCTACAGCGTCTTCAGAGCTCCTCAATGGTATCTTGATTCCGATTCTTGCAGAAATTAATCCCGATAAATATTATAAACGCGATGGTGTGGACGCTTGCGTAAAGAATATTTATATTCTTGGATTAGCACTTCCGAATTATGCCTCTGTCGAACTTTCCTGCAAAATTGAGGAAGTGAAAACTTTCGATTTTTAA
- a CDS encoding bifunctional helix-turn-helix domain-containing protein/methylated-DNA--[protein]-cysteine S-methyltransferase: MESQRKHYQLIQNVIEYLIQNFESHPSLDSLAQIAKLSPSHFQKLFLEYVGVSPKQFLSSITLTHAKRIIQKTSILDTTYRLGLSGTGRLHDLFIKLEGMTPGEFKSFGEGVHLYYEFFPTILGEMVVVSSEKSIQSLQFLQRGMDKEESLSAIKVSFPNAIWKGETRELHNPVKEFLQTFTVPKSPIHLSVLGTPFQIKVWQSLLSIPSGDTSTYGEIAESIGQKNAHRAVGTAIGKNPIAVLIPCHRVIQSSGLFGGYRWDPKRKQTLLMWEKATYSHKMDTEHSI, from the coding sequence GTGGAATCGCAAAGAAAACATTACCAACTCATTCAAAACGTAATTGAATATTTGATACAAAATTTTGAATCCCATCCCAGTTTAGATTCATTGGCTCAAATTGCCAAATTAAGTCCCTCACATTTCCAAAAACTGTTCTTAGAGTATGTTGGAGTCTCACCCAAACAATTTTTATCTTCAATAACATTAACGCACGCTAAACGAATCATCCAAAAAACTTCAATATTAGATACAACGTATCGTTTGGGTTTATCTGGTACAGGAAGATTACACGATTTATTTATCAAATTAGAAGGGATGACACCTGGAGAATTTAAATCGTTTGGAGAAGGGGTACATTTATACTATGAGTTTTTCCCTACCATTTTAGGGGAAATGGTTGTTGTCTCTTCTGAGAAATCAATTCAGAGTTTACAGTTTTTACAACGGGGAATGGACAAAGAAGAAAGTTTGTCCGCAATCAAAGTGAGTTTCCCAAATGCAATTTGGAAAGGAGAGACAAGAGAATTACACAATCCAGTGAAAGAATTTTTACAAACGTTTACCGTGCCAAAATCACCCATCCATCTCTCTGTGTTAGGAACACCCTTCCAAATAAAAGTATGGCAGTCACTTCTTTCGATACCTTCTGGAGATACTTCCACTTATGGAGAAATTGCTGAATCCATTGGCCAAAAAAATGCACATCGTGCAGTGGGTACCGCCATTGGAAAAAATCCAATCGCAGTACTCATTCCATGCCACCGAGTCATACAATCTTCTGGTTTATTTGGCGGTTACCGGTGGGACCCCAAACGCAAACAAACATTACTTATGTGGGAGAAGGCAACATACTCTCATAAAATGGATACAGAACATTCTATTTAA
- a CDS encoding integrase catalytic domain-containing protein, whose translation MSMKQSKMVRSMLVQVFKEKYLWASKKEKSLILDQFVEATGFNRSYARTVLRKKKDNVIKLRPRKKRQSNYDDDVRFYLEKIWEILDRICGKRLVMAMPDVLAKLEQFKVFKIDKITKGKLLSISSASVDRLLKPARKKLGRKGTSTTKQPKYLIDRIPIKTFGEWKSSLPGFVQIDLVAHNGGNVFGGFYSTLAATDVCTGWTVCILVKDKTQFQMLKALIKLKKILPFPLLGIHSDNGAEFINQTILTYAERNDIQFTRGRPYKKNDNPHIEQKNYSVVRRNTGYLRIENQIQADIVRSLYQDLNTYNNYFLPVMILKEKHRIGSKAIRKYDEAKSPYRRILARKDISKTIKASMKKTYEKLNIFELKNQINHWQNEFVKIAAPIRNSIDKVKVRRKKGIVQTIPKWRREVNSDTKNPFLERQRVEEMRRAAEQVWVKRK comes from the coding sequence ATGTCCATGAAGCAATCGAAGATGGTGCGTTCTATGTTGGTTCAAGTGTTCAAAGAGAAATACCTTTGGGCTTCGAAAAAAGAAAAAAGCCTGATACTCGATCAGTTCGTTGAAGCTACTGGATTCAATCGGTCTTATGCCAGAACAGTCCTTAGAAAGAAAAAAGACAATGTTATCAAACTGAGACCAAGAAAGAAGCGGCAATCCAACTATGATGATGACGTCAGATTCTATTTAGAGAAGATCTGGGAGATCCTGGATCGAATTTGTGGGAAAAGACTCGTGATGGCGATGCCAGATGTCTTAGCCAAACTCGAACAGTTCAAAGTATTTAAAATTGATAAAATAACCAAAGGCAAACTTCTCTCCATCAGTTCTGCTTCTGTGGATCGCTTATTAAAACCTGCCAGGAAAAAACTTGGTCGCAAAGGCACTTCTACAACGAAACAACCTAAATACCTCATTGATCGGATCCCAATCAAAACGTTTGGCGAATGGAAAAGTTCTCTACCTGGTTTTGTCCAAATCGATCTGGTAGCCCATAATGGTGGGAACGTATTTGGAGGATTTTATTCAACGCTTGCAGCAACAGATGTTTGTACGGGATGGACTGTTTGTATATTGGTGAAGGATAAAACTCAATTCCAGATGCTAAAAGCATTAATAAAACTGAAAAAAATATTACCCTTCCCACTTTTGGGAATCCATTCCGATAACGGAGCTGAATTTATTAATCAAACAATCCTTACGTATGCAGAAAGAAACGATATCCAATTCACTCGTGGAAGACCTTACAAAAAGAATGATAACCCACATATAGAACAAAAGAATTACAGTGTTGTAAGGAGGAATACTGGATATTTGCGTATTGAAAATCAAATCCAGGCAGATATTGTCAGGTCGCTCTATCAAGATTTGAATACTTACAATAATTACTTTTTACCAGTGATGATTCTGAAGGAGAAACATAGGATTGGTTCAAAAGCAATACGAAAGTATGACGAAGCAAAATCACCTTACCGAAGGATTCTGGCCAGAAAAGATATTTCGAAAACGATAAAAGCTTCTATGAAAAAGACTTATGAGAAGTTGAATATTTTTGAATTAAAGAATCAGATCAATCATTGGCAAAACGAATTTGTGAAGATTGCCGCCCCTATTCGTAACTCAATAGATAAAGTAAAAGTTAGAAGGAAGAAAGGAATCGTTCAAACAATTCCTAAATGGAGACGAGAAGTTAACTCAGATACAAAGAATCCATTCCTCGAGAGGCAACGTGTTGAAGAGATGAGACGAGCTGCAGAACAAGTTTGGGTAAAAAGAAAATAG